The Thermodesulfatator atlanticus DSM 21156 genome contains the following window.
AGGCACGTAAGCCAATGTCCTGTATGTCAAACGGATCCAGATCTTCCAGAAGAAATTGAAAAGATTAGAGAAATTATCAGGGCTCCTCAGCCGGTAGCCACGATAGAAGAGTAGTCTTGCCCTCCGATAAAAAAAGGCTACATTATTTATAGCGTGCGCCCCCGTAGCTCAACAGGATAGAGCAGCGGCCTTCTAAGCCGTTGGTTGGGGGTTCGAGTCCTCCCGGGGGCACCAAGTTGCTATTTCGTTGCTACAATGGTCGTTTTATCAACCCCGGTATTCCCTGTTTTAGGATCGTAGGCGTAAACGATAAATTCGTAGTCTCCTGGTTCGTTGATTTCTATCTCCATGGCATAGCAATTAGTTTTCCCGCAAAAAGAAAGAACTCTTTTTTCTATTTGCAGGCCATTTCTTTTTATAAAAGTTGCTACTTCATAGGCATCAGGGGGCCAGTAGGTTTTCATGTCAACAGGGCAACCACACATTGGAGTTACACTAACAGCCAAACGTATCTTGTTAGGGACAGTCCAAAAAGTATGTGCGGAAGGTTCTGTTACCCGCACCACTAAACCTGGGAAATCAAGAATAATACCGTCGCCTTCTATGTGTTTGCCCGGCACCACCCAGGTAGTCACAGAGGCTTTGGCCGTAGCTTGAGGTTGCCCATAAGGCGCGTAAACGATAATTTCAAGTAATTTGGGCTCATCAATGTCTATTTTGGCTACAAAACAAGCCGTATTTTCATCTGCTAGCTTTATTCCCCTTAACCAGGGCTTTTCCATGATAAGCTTGGTGTCTCCGGTGCTTCCCTTGATCATACCCTTGTCAAGAATCTCACCTGACAAAGCATCTTTAACCACCACCAAGCCGCCACCCATGGAAGTCCCAATAAACTTGGCGTCCTCGGCTTTGGCTCTAATTACTATTTTCGTTTCTATTTTTTTATCTCCTTGTTTAATTTTTAATTTGTTGGATGGCCTCTGGTGGCCCAAACATAAAAATGGCGGTCTTTTTTCATCCCTACTCCCAAGGCCCCTTTTGTTAAATAAAGGGCCCAGGCCCAATTGGGTTCATAAAAACTTGTGGTAGATGACCAGTAAAATTCTCTTACCTTATGAAAAGGATGGCCCTTGGGAAGAGAAGGAGAGTGAGAGCCATAATCAATAAGTGATTCCAGTTCTCTTATGTTGGGTAAGCGCCAGTCACTAAATCCTAGAAAGTTTCCTTTGTTAAGATTTTTAATAAATTCAAGGGCTTCCTGCCAACTTACAAGTCCAGCGAGATCTGCACTTTTAGTCCAGTAAAGACCGGTAAAAAGGTCTTTTAATACCTCTCCGTTAGTCACAAAACGTGGACTTGGTGAGCGCTTGCCATACTGAAACTCTCCGTCCTGGCCAGTTCCTTTACAAGGGATTTCTTTTCCTTGGGTACTGTAGCATTTTCTCTGACCGGTAGCATAAAGAGCCTTATTAATCCCACGAACCGGCCAAACGAGGCGTTCTTCGTCTTTTTTACTGTAAAAAATACGCCCGCCACCAAAATGTATATTCCAGGCATATTGGGGATTTATAACGGCAGTAGTAGAAGTCCAGTACCAACCGTGAAAGACATTTTCAAAGGGCAACTCCGGAGGCAAGGCAGGATTTTTGGCCTCAAAAAAGATCAGACTTTCTAATTCTCGCCGATTAGGGAGCCTCCAGTCACCAAAACCCAGGAAATTTTCTCGGTTAAGCTCAGCGATAACGCCTAAGGCTTCAGACCATGAGACAGGGAACTCGAAAATGTTTGCATTCTTTGTCCAGTAAAGGCCGGTAAGAAGATCCTTTACAATTCTGTCAAAAACTCGAAAACGAGGACTAGCGTCAAGGCCTATCTGATATTCACCGTCCTGACCGGTTCCTTCGCATGGAATGACTTTACCCCGAACATCATAACATTTTGTTTGGCCTGTTTTTATAATCACGACTAGCTCTATCGATTATCATTTAATATAAATTCTAAACAGAAAATGGAGAAAAACAAAGCCTTCTAGCACAATTTTTTAGAGATTTTTGCAAAACGCGAAGGATCCGTTCCCATTTTTTCGTTCCGAAAAATAGGAACGGATCCTGTTTTATTCGGCAAGCGTTATCTCAGAGAGAAAAATTATAAGCTGTAGCCTGTTTCTCCGTGTTCGCTGAGGTCAAGGCCTTGAATCTCGTCTTCACGCTCAGCACGAAGCTTACAAAAGGCATCAACCACTTTAAGTAGTACGTAGCTTACCACAAAGCAGTAAATCACCGAGACTGTAGCCCCAAGAACCTGGATCAAAAACTGGTGGACGTTTCCGAATATTAAACCATCTGCGCCACCAGGGTTAGCTGCCACAGAGCAAAAAATTCCCGTAGCAACTGCGCCAAAAAAGCCGCCTACTCCGTGGATACCTACGACGTCTAAGGCGTCGTCATAGCCTAAACGGCTCTTGGCAAGTACTGCCAGATAGCAAACTAGGCCAGCCAAAATCCCGATTACCACGCCTGCCCAAACTGGCACAAAACCAGCAGCAGGGGTAATGGCAACCAAACCCGCTACGGCACCTGAAGCCGCACCAAGCGTAGTAGGTTTCCCTTGATAGACCCACTCAGTCAAAGCCCAGGAAAATGCCGCGGCACCAGCAGCAAGCTGTGTGTTCATAAAGGCTAGCACGGCAATTTTGTCTGCTGCAAGGGCGCTTCCAGCGTTAAAACCGAACCAACCAAACCAAAGAATAGCAGCTCCTAAAACCGTGAGGGGAAGGTTGTGGGGATGAAAGGCTTCGCGTCCATAGCCGATACGCCTTCCTACCACCAGGGCCGTAGCCAAGGCAGAGGCACCAGATGCAATGTGAATAACGGTTCCTCCGGCAAAGTCTAAAGCTCCCAGGCTACCAAGCCATCCGCCGCCCCATACCCAGTGGCAAAGGGGTAAATAAACAAATGTCACCCACAAAGTTGTAAAGATTAAGAAGCTTGAAAAACGCATCCGTTCAGCAAAAGCTCCGGTGATAAGCGCCGGGGTAATGATGGCGAACATGAGCTGGAAGGCCGCAAAAAGAAGATGCGGAATGTTGTCTGCCGGAGGTCCTGGATCGAGCCCTACCCCTTTTAAAAAGAGATAAGAAAGGTCTCCTATTATACCTGCGTGGTCGTTGCCAAAGGCTAAACTGTAGCCATAGACAAACCATATTAGACTCACCAGCCCTAAGCAAATGAAGCATTGCATGATGATGGAGAGAACATTTTTGCGCCGCACAAGCCCACCGTAAAAAAGTCCAAGCCCCGGGGTCATAAACATTACCAGGGCCGAGGCTAACATCATAAAAGCAGTATCAGCAGCATTCATAAAAATACCTCCTACAAATTTTTTGTTTTCTGTTTAAGCAATACACATGCCATGCTGCAGAACTCCTGAAATGCAAATAAATTCCTATTAGATGAAAAAATATCTTACATTTTTGTAAAAAATTAGGTGCTGGCAAATTTTCTTGCTTTTAACAAATTACAAAAATGTAAATTTAACCGGCTCACATGAGTTCAAGGACGGCTCTAGCCCTTCTTGAATTTGAATATCATAAGGAATCTCATTTCGTTTTTCTTATTTTCAGGCGGGCTAAGCTTTTCGTGAAGATTTCTTTTTTGTTAGGCCTGATATTGCTTCGCGTACTTAAGCGCTCGTAATGACGCGCAGGGACGCTTGCCATAGTAAAAAGGCGACTTTTACAAATTTTGCTTGGCCTTTTGCCGCTAAGAAAATCTTGCGAAACAAAAATTTTTTTAGCTGCGGTTTTGTAAGGCCTGCCAGCGCACAAGGCACTGGTGCATGCGGACTTTGTCCCCCAGGGCCTCGTAGCAGGCGGCTGCCCGGGCAAGGGCATCTGGTGATTCCGGAAAAGGCAAAAGATGCTCAAGGGCCTCTTTAAACTTTCCAAGCTGCATCAGATTTACTGCCAGGCATACGTGTAACTGTTCGCTTTGAGGATAATGCTTAAGTCCTTCTTCAAGTACAGCTATCGACTCTTCAAAAAGGCGCTTTTGCTGAAGGATAATGCCCAGGCCAAGGTAGGCATGGTGGTCTGGATAGTAACTCAAG
Protein-coding sequences here:
- a CDS encoding Lcl C-terminal domain-containing protein, yielding MIIKTGQTKCYDVRGKVIPCEGTGQDGEYQIGLDASPRFRVFDRIVKDLLTGLYWTKNANIFEFPVSWSEALGVIAELNRENFLGFGDWRLPNRRELESLIFFEAKNPALPPELPFENVFHGWYWTSTTAVINPQYAWNIHFGGGRIFYSKKDEERLVWPVRGINKALYATGQRKCYSTQGKEIPCKGTGQDGEFQYGKRSPSPRFVTNGEVLKDLFTGLYWTKSADLAGLVSWQEALEFIKNLNKGNFLGFSDWRLPNIRELESLIDYGSHSPSLPKGHPFHKVREFYWSSTTSFYEPNWAWALYLTKGALGVGMKKDRHFYVWATRGHPTN
- a CDS encoding ammonium transporter encodes the protein MNAADTAFMMLASALVMFMTPGLGLFYGGLVRRKNVLSIIMQCFICLGLVSLIWFVYGYSLAFGNDHAGIIGDLSYLFLKGVGLDPGPPADNIPHLLFAAFQLMFAIITPALITGAFAERMRFSSFLIFTTLWVTFVYLPLCHWVWGGGWLGSLGALDFAGGTVIHIASGASALATALVVGRRIGYGREAFHPHNLPLTVLGAAILWFGWFGFNAGSALAADKIAVLAFMNTQLAAGAAAFSWALTEWVYQGKPTTLGAASGAVAGLVAITPAAGFVPVWAGVVIGILAGLVCYLAVLAKSRLGYDDALDVVGIHGVGGFFGAVATGIFCSVAANPGGADGLIFGNVHQFLIQVLGATVSVIYCFVVSYVLLKVVDAFCKLRAEREDEIQGLDLSEHGETGYSL